ATAGGGTCTTCTCATTGTCCCCTCTGGTGCTGAGGTTACTATGGCTGCGAGAGAGAGCTGGGCCTCCACACCGCTCCAGGGTGGACTGCTGGGTATACTGCTGATAAGCTGGTGAGAAGTTATGGATGGCATCCTGCACCATGTCTCCTGGATTCATGGTCTCCTTCAGGCTGCTGGAGATGCTCTTCATTGGTGCACAGCGGCCTGGAAGTGAGGCAGGGTGAAATATTTCAGTATCACTGAGCAGCATAGCGTGAGGGGAGGAACTAAAAAGGGACATAACATGAAATATACTGCTGTGACTGTTCAGTCAAGAATCTCCTACGGGACAGACTTTAGTGTCCATTCTGAATGTGGAAGACAAAGCTATTTGGCAATTAATAAAACAGTATAACTAATTAACACTACACTAGAATAACTAACATCAGTAGAGCGCCGACCAACgtcaaaaataaacttaaaagtaaaaacaaaagcatcgtgtactgtatacagtatgctgTCTGTCCGATAACATGGCGAGCAACAATTTATGCAATCAGCAGTGTGCGCTCTGACAAAAACGAGGCATGGAAATGAATGTCTTGCACATAAATGCAAAAACTGTTAGTAGGACAGAGATCCCTGTATTTTTTAAGATGGGATCTCTGTCTGGCTAACAGTTGCAACTCAACACAAATCTAAAGACGTGGTACACAGATGATGACCCAAGATGACAGGAGCGTACTATTTTGgattctggtgtgtgtgtgtgcttaatATGTAGCGCAAACAATGGCTTCAATTCACTTATTGGTTTAATAAGTGCAATACTTACACATATTGCAACTTGTTTGACACGGTCTTGTGTGTTAGTGTTTAATGAATTTCTATTGAAATCCACTGTGCGGCATGTTAGAGGATGTTTTTGTATAAAATAAGGTCCTTGATTATTGCTAGTAGCCACTGGGTCTGGATGGGAATAAAGATGTTAATGCTAAATATCCAAGGACTatttaacaaatgtaaaatgggGAATGAAACTAAGCTGTAAACTGTAAAACcacaataatatataataaaataaaataaataataaaagaaaactgAACTCTCATCAATTCACAACTAAAACGATGACAAGCTTGAgccattgtggaaaaaaaaaaagaaatactgaaatTACACTGAGATAGAGAGGAACATACGATAGGGGGGAACATACACAGACGTAATAAAGCTAAAGTCACACCTACCGTACTGTCCATAGATAGGAAATGACCCTTTAAATGCAGCATAGCAAGGAAGAAAAAGGACAAAGGGAAATATTGAATACAGAAAGGTGGAGGACAGACTGAATAGAAaaataggaagaaaaaaaaaaaagtagagtcACAGTAGAAgacgaaaaacaaaaatcactcaCCATACGAATCCAGTCTTTTGTCCATATAGACCTTGTAAGTGAAAGCATGGCGCAGAGCAACAGCAGCGAAGAACATCTCAATGCAGATGATGAAGTTCTGGTAACCAGCAGCAACTGTTCCCTCGCCCACAGAAAAGTCAGCAGAGTTTATCTGAGGAATGGCACCACACTTCTCTAGGATGGCCAGCAGCAATCCTGAATTGAACAGAGAAGGAAAGACAAAAGGATACACTTGAAGTCATTCTcctatacagtggtaccttggctTACGAGTGGCCCAAATATTAGTTTTTTGAGTAACAAGCAGtcgcttggttgattttttttttttgcttagtgTTTTGAGCCAAAATTTTAATGAAGTTTCAGATACGCCACGGCTCGAGTGAAGTGTGTGGGggctacattttttaattttttttataaaatcgaCCAACTATGGTCTGCAATGCCCTCACGTGGACAAGAAGAGCCAGTTGCGGGTACACttttagccatttattgaattgggacaaacagtcaaccacacaaaaagaaaatgagaaaacctGCAAggagctcacgcccagacacacACTGAAATAAACCAAGGAACCCGATTCCACCTTCTCATGTCACTCATATGGACCACGTCCCTTAAtgacacacatccaacacacaaatatgacAGTAATACACTTTACAAACCAGTTTATATCTTTATATTCTCTTTTATAAATGTTATCATGTTTTTAGTAATTATTGTGCTATGTTTCTTTATAAAAAgattttggtgtattttttgAGGAGGCGGGaaaggattaatggcattttaattaatttcattagggaaaatgtatttgacagaGGAGAACATTGAATTACgtgcttggtcacggaacaaaattaaacttgtaactCAGGCTACCACTGTAAATAATCCATTAACTGTTGAGGTACGGTGTTATGAACGAAGTCAAGTATGACGTTGGTGATGGTTCACGTGTTCTTACCCTGCCAAAAGGACAGGAAGATGACGGACTTGACCATAAAGAACTTGAGGACAGGGCTGTAGGGGACAAGTAGCTCTCTTGTGGCAAAGTAGAAGAGGAAGAGAGCGTATAGCGACAGGCTGACTGAGATGTTGTAGATGATGGTCACGTACAAGTAGCCACTGGCCACACTGGAAGAAAAGCACACAAAATGAACCATTTAGCTACAaagccaattccaatgaagttgggacgctgtgttaaacataaataaaaacagaatacaatgatttgcaaatcatgttcaacctatatttaattgaatacactacaaagacaagatatttaacgttcaaactgataaactttattgtttttagcaaataatcattaacttagacgttccaaaaaagctgggacaagatcatgtttaccactgtgttacatcaccttttcttttaacaacattcaataaacgtttgggaactgaggacactaaatgttgaagctttgtaggtggatttctttcccattcttgcttgatgtacagcttcagctgttcaacagtccagggtctccattgttgtattttacgcttcataatgcaccgcacattttcaatgggagacaggtctggactgcaggcaggccagtctagtacctgcactcttactacgaagccacgctgttgtaacacatgcagaatgtggtttggcattgctgaaataagcaggggcgtccatgaaaaagacgttgcttggatggcagcatatgtttctccaaaacctgtatgtacctttcagcattaatggtgccttcacagatgtgtaagttacccatgccattggcactaacacagccccataccatcacagatgcttgcttttgaactttgtgtccataacagtccagatggttcttttcctctttggcccggaggacacaacgtccacaatttccaaaaacaatttgaaatatggactcatcggatcacagaacacttttccactttgcatcagtccatctcagacgagcttgggcccagagaagccggccgcgtttctgggtgttgttgataaatggcttttgctttgcatagtagagtttcaagttgcacttacagatgtagcgccaaagtggattactgacattggttttctgaagtgttcctgagcccatgtggtgatatcctttacacattgatgtcagttttttgatgcagtgccgtctgagggatcgaaggtcacagggcattcaatgttggttttcgggcttCCCgcatacatgcagtgatttctccagattctctgaaccttttgatgatattatggaccgaggatgatgaaatacctaaattccttgcaattgtacgttgaggaacattgtccttaaactgttttaaactattttctcccgcacttgttcacaaagaggtgaacctcgccccatctttgcttgtgaatgactgagcaattcagggaaactccttttatacccaataatggcacccacctgttcccaattagcctgttcacctgggggatgttccaaacaagtgtttgatgagcattcctcaactttccaatattttttgccacctgttccagcttttttggaacgtgttgcagccataaaattctaagttaatgattatttgctaaaaacaataaagtttgtacatttgcacattaaatatcttttctttgtagtgtattcaattaaatataggttgaacatgatttgcaaatcattgtattctgtttttatttatgtttaacacaacgtcccaacttcattggaattggggttgtacatactaCAAAGTTTATGAAGGGAGAAAACTGTCGTAACTCCCTCTATCCATTTTATGTAATGCTTAGGTTCAGGGTTACGGGAAGCTGGACCCTATCACAGCTGACGTTGAttgagaggcagggtgcaccctggactgatcactAATCAGTAACAAGGGACCAGTCCTTGAGCATCTGAGCACTGGCATAGGATCACACAAACCACACTCATCCAGAGATACACTATATTTATCTAAAGATGCAAAGAAATACGAGAACGTCTGTCATCTGTACTTTATATAGTTACAGATGAGAGTATATTACAAAAATTATGGCAGAATTTCTTCAATGTATTACGATTGAGGGAACATTCATGTTTTACTACAGTTGTGTATTCATTAACTCGTCACAATATGTATGCTCATGTTTTCTAGCAGAAATAAATCCACTGCAGTCAATATTGTCAAATATTGTGAAGGCATTAGGAATCTAGAATAGCTTTAGTAGTATCAAGTAGTGTGACATACAACACATGGGGCATAACCACTGTAGCACTAGCTATGATAGCTGTGAATGACAGGTGGTAAGCTGTTGTGGAAACATACTTGAAATCGccatctttgtattttccaaaggcCTGAAGAATGACTGTGATGACTGCCATTAGTGGTTTGACCACACAGAACTGCAGAGTGGCCTGGGGAAGCAAGAGAGTCAAAGTTAAGTACTATCTTCGGGAAGAGAGAATGTATAGCAGTGGCTTTAATTGTCATTATACTGTTTGGCCCTATAGTATGAAGATCATAATACTTTTGTACCTGTTTGCAAAATCTGAGGAACCCAATGGAGTAGGTCTTACCCCACAGACAACAGGTCCCATACATACAGCTTGACCTGAAGTGCAGTGCAGGGTCCCAGACATCAAACATTAGTGGAAACACACATGCAGATTACAACACAGCGACAAACAAGACTTACTCAATAGGttttcctctgatttcagccatGATGGCACTCTCGCCGCCCAGATACTCATAACACAGACTGAGGAAGTTGTAGATGACAAAGGCTGTTGAGAGCACAGAATAATTTACTGATTTAAATGGTAAACAGTAACGCCAGTCTTACAAGCAGTGATTCGCAACCAGGGTGCCATGAGAACGCATCAggggtgccgtgggaaattatccatccatccatccatccattttccgtaccgcttaccctcactagggtcgcgggcgtactggagcctatcccagctatcttcgggcaaaaggcggggtacaccatgaactggtcgccagccaatcacagggcacatacagtgggacaaaaaagtatttagtcagtcaccaattgtgcaagttctcccaattaaaaagatgagagaggcctgtaattttcatcataggtatacctcacctgaGACTAAATGagggtggaagaaaaaaaaaaaaaaaacatttccagataatcacattgtctgatttgtaaagaatttattatcaaattatggtggaaaataagtatttggtcacctaaaAACAagtcagtataaaagacacctgccCCCAagctcaaacagtcacactccaaactccactatggccaagaccaaagagctgtcaaaggacaccataAACCAAAGTGTAGGCATGCACCAGGCTGAGAAGACTGAATCTGCTATAGGTAGGCAtattggtgtgaagaaatcaactgtggaaGCAATTAttggaaaatggaagacatacaagaccgcTGATAATCTCCCTTTATCTGgtgctccacgcaagatctcactccgtggggtcaaaatgatcacaggAACGGTgaacaaaaatcccagaaccacacggggggccctagtgaatgacctgcagagagctggggcCAAAAGTAACAAAgcctaccatcagtaacacactacaccgccagggactcaaatcctgcaatGCCAGacatgtccccctgcttaagccagtacatgtccaggcccgtctgataTTTGCtacagagcatttggatgatccagaagaggattgggagaatgtcatatggtcagatgaaaccaaaatagaactttttggtaaaaactcaacttgtcgtgtttggaggagaaagaatgctgagtttcATCCAAATAACATCATACCTACTGCGAAGCATGGGGGtagaaacatcatgctttgggggtgtttttctgcaaagggaccaggacgactgatctgtgcaaaggaaagaatgaatggggccatgtattgtgagattttgagtgaaaacctcctccCGTCAGCAAGGCCATTGAAGATGAAACCGGGCTAGGACTTTCAgtatgacaatgatcccaaacacaccgcccgggcaatgaaggagtggcttcataagatagaaaatctttggagggagttgaaagtctgtgttgcccagcgacagccccaaaacatcactgctctagaggagatctggaTGGAGTAATGGaacaaaataccagcaacagtgaaaaccttgtgaagacttacagaaaacatttgacttgtGTCATTGCCAAAAAATGGTACCGTAATTTcgcgtgtataatgcgcatttccccccccccccacaaaaaattgtcaagtcaatagtgtgcattatccatccatgcattttctgagctgcttctcctcactcgggtcgcgggcattaTATaggggaaaattgaaaaaaaacgttcacattttataaatgtatgccaccatctagaggttatgaaaaagctgtacactgtAATTcctctacactttcattccaatatgccaccgccaccgagaggttatgaaaaaggtgtagcctacactttcactccaatatgacaggggtacgtatgactgcataatatgtacagttgtgctcataagtttacatacactggtagaatgtgatttttttaaattattattatttattttgtttattttattttttttaatgacagatgactgaacaaccatcattaatttctttatggttatgttttgtttaatgacaatgcttttctgacatgcttgacagtttaatttgaaacccattaaaataaaatgtaatgtttcacctggcccttcatgttttctttaaagaattgtacccatcttacaaattctccctgtgtaatcaaacatgagcacaactgtcttttttcatttactttatttcaaagttgggctgtgaatttcaaaataagagcaagtaaataaaaaaagcaagtagtacatgttcaaatgaagtgcttcagaataattatttgaaaaaaaaaaaaactaacaaaatacagataatactttgttttgatcatatgggtagaagcaaaagcatgcattgtaaaaatgcattatatatggATAGaatggttttccagaattttgaggtcaactttgggggtgcgtattatacataggtgcgcattatacacaacaaattacagtatataacaaagtattgagatgaccttttgttattgaccaaatacttagtttccaccataatttgcaattttttttttatttaaaaaaaaaaaaaaaaaaaaaaaaaaaagaaaatcagactgattttctgggttttattttctcattttgtctctcataggtgaggtataccaatgatgaaaattacaggcctctctcatcttttcaagtgggagaacttgcacaattggtgactGACCTTTTTTGCgctactgtataaacaaacaaacattcacactcacatttacacctgtgggaaatttagactcttcaattaacctaccatgcatgtttttgggatgagggaggaaaccggagtacccagagaaaacccaagcaggcacagggagaacatacaaactatacagaggcaaggccggatttg
This Phycodurus eques isolate BA_2022a chromosome 16, UOR_Pequ_1.1, whole genome shotgun sequence DNA region includes the following protein-coding sequences:
- the LOC133415216 gene encoding LOW QUALITY PROTEIN: transmembrane protein 184B-like (The sequence of the model RefSeq protein was modified relative to this genomic sequence to represent the inferred CDS: deleted 1 base in 1 codon) codes for the protein MSQLWRRDIRLSDKLANDSPAGLAPRVPATMLPQGSNSSWIPEAPVVTLEQPIFLMTSTAQTISGVFVWTALLITCHQIYMHLRYYSSPNEQRHIVRILFIVPIYAFDSWLSLLFFTNEEYYVYFDTVRDCYEAFVIYNFLSLCYEYLGGESAIMAEIRGKPIESSCMYGTCCLWGKTYSIGFLRFCKQATLQFCVVKPLMAVITVILQAFGKYKDGDFNVASGYLYVTIIYNISVSLSLYALFLFYFATRELLVPYSPVLKFFMVKSVIFLSFWQGLLLAILEKCGAIPQINSADFSVGEGTVAAGYQNFIICIEMFFAAVALRHAFTYKVYMDKRLDSYGRCAPMKSISSSLKETMNPGDMVQDAIHNFSPAYQQYTQQSTLERCGGPALSRSHSNLSTRGDNEKTLLLSSDDEF